A genomic window from Elaeis guineensis isolate ETL-2024a chromosome 3, EG11, whole genome shotgun sequence includes:
- the LOC105040626 gene encoding uncharacterized protein isoform X3 has protein sequence MSNQREIRCPLCMEEMDLTDQQLKPCTCGYEMCVWCWHHIIEMAKKDDTEGRCPACRSPYDKETILGRTISRERLAELNFEKKQKLQKAKLKTSEGRSDLTTIRVIKRNLVYVAGLPAKIADEETLRKKEFLGQYGKIIKIVIARDVGTNRLFPSFNTSVVYVTFSKEQEAFRCIEVVNGFILYGRTLNKLPQNSGIALHNFERRSGSVLPPPRDNFCSSNSSVVKDKFLIHSVVYTPIDNGKRHFQNGDSGKSGVLPVAASWGSRLASGRSSYAGVAFSQGTIEYPSISNSSLAGVDIQALPQNAYQTRRQMIMSRNQMPLSNGHLENITSFKPYVEDGFREDMVMPNFKSSNCTSIMTNRSCCVTYREDMESRITQSSHSSDSVGFQPYASFSNDVKCSTMVENSQSSSCIPRSVSHGTTWDSGCLYGITEGVFSPVGYPVISSIEDTPVSNMQATILDPAFRAASSSQSLPLSFNRSSKFPDMTRMRSSADFEAKDISFLLDNRKFEGTSALVPGGTTIADPRVGEHSTCSVIIGLSCKGEQRKLQSEFSSCGINNFKLQHLECWPEKPISTETDIVLDSAVSNQANMDLRGDSMTSRISYVDFREDNSLPDKAKDDAGEDSIISDILSLDLGQVDHLIDHYSLRELLSGTNESDYSKSYNSRMPCNDSESKFSFASLDDSNSGKEQSFPLDSNVFALDMKTDQPDIKEKRIGSTNTSLSGLSAYDMDNPEILNCRYGYFACDVANELKLPSSLCQLASPVSRSGVLPSSGFRAGIRSIPPGFHPRFVDDQYLAFSKLTNSGSIAQYQISGNSPCINSSQENLRYNSFNDPRINQVNGSATASLCKGKLSRPMIWQFSLSSNSVSLAETDQALQFPARLGNLTQNSVNLANQSRNMTFQDMVNNYDGSWGSFNISSPTAMESGVTGRGQSALAEIIHHLIPGSNHGSWRLCQEHEKPGFQVPDSSRLLFNIQYEQS, from the exons ATGTGCGTCTGGTGTTGGCATCATATAATCGAAATGGCCAAGAAGGATGATACTGAAGGACGATGTCCTGCATGCCGCAGTCCATATGATAAGGAGACGATTCTTGGGAGGACAATCAGCAGAGAGAG GCTTGCAGAACTAAATTTTGAGAAGAAGCAGAAATTGCAAAAGGCTAAATTAAAAACCTCAGAAGGGCGAAGTGATCTAACTACTATCCGTGTCATTAAGCGGAATCTTGTTTATGTTGCTGGTCTACCTGCTAAAATAGCTGATGAAGAG ACCCTTAGGAAGAAGGAATTTTTGGGACAGTATGGGAAAATTATAAAGATTGTTATAGCCCGGGATGTTGGAACCAATCGGCTTTTTCCATCATTCAACACTTCTGTTGT ATACGTTACGTTTTcaaaggagcaggaggcttttCGTTGCATTGAGGTTGTAAATGGTTTCATTTTATATGGTAGAACTTTAAA TAAACTTCCACAAAATTCTGGAATTGCTTTGCATAATTTTGAACGACGTTCGGGAAGTGTTTTACCTCCTCCAAGGGACAATTTCTGCAGCAGCAACAGTAGTGTTGTTAAGGACAAATTTCTCATCCACTCTGTTGTTTAT ACTCCTATTGATAATGGCAAAAGACATTTTCAAAATGGTGATAGTGGAAAATCTGGTGTCCTTCCAGTAGCGGCTTCATG GGGCTCAAGACTCGCTTCTGGTAGGTCATCATATGCTGGTGTTGCATTTTCCCAAGGAACAATTGAGTATCCTAGCATTTCCAATAGTTCTCTTGCTGGAGTTGACATACAAGCATTACCACAGAATGCCTATCAAACTCGAAGGCAAATGATCATGTCAAGAAATCAAATGCCTCTTTCAAATGGGCACctagaaaatattacatcattcaAACCATATGTTGAAGATGGATTTAGAGAAGATATGGTTATGCCAAATTTCAAGTCAAGCAATTGTACTAGCATAATGACAAATAGATCATGTTGTGTTACATATAGAGAAGACATGGAATCAAGAATCACCCAATCATCACACTCCTCTGATTCAGTTGGATTTCAACCATATGCTTCTTTTTCAAATGATGTCAAGTGttctacaatggtggaaaatAGTCAGTCTTCATCTTGTATTCCCCGTTCAGTCTCTCATGGAACCACTTGGGATTCTGGGTGTCTGTATGGCATCACTGAAGGAGTCTTTTCTCCGGTAGGATATCCTGTGATCTCCTCTATAGAAGATACCCCAGTATCAAACATGCAGGCTACAATTCTAGATCCGGCGTTCAGAGCTGCTTCATCTTCTCAAAGTTTGCCTCTATCTTTTAATCGGTCTAGCAAATTTCCAGATATGACACGCATGAGATCATCTGCAGACTTTGAAGCCAAAGATATTTCTTTTCTTCTAGATAACAGAAAATTTGAAGGTACCTCTGCTTTGGTTCCTGGTGGAACTACCATTGCAGACCCTAGAGTTGGTGAGCATTCAACTTGTTCTGTAATTATTGGACTGTCTTGTAAAGGTGAACAAAGGAAGTTACAGAGTGAATTCTCTTCCTGTGGTATAAACAATTTTAAGCTTCAGCACTTGGAATGTTGGCCTGAAAAACCTATCTCAACAGAGACAGATATAGTCCTGGATTCTGCTGTATCCAACCAAGCTAACATGGATCTGAGAGGTGACAGTATGACATCACGCATTTCCTATGTAGATTTTAGAGAAGATAATAGTCTACCAGATAAAGCCAAGGATGATGCAGGAGAGGATAGTATAATATCAGATATTTTGTCTCTGGATCTTGGTCAGGTTGATCATCTGATAGATCATTATAGTCTCAGGGAACTGCTGAGTGGCACTAATGAAAGCGACTACTCAAAATCGTATAATTCTCGGATGCCATGCAATGACAGTGAATCCAAATTTTCTTTTGCAAGCTTAGATGATTCCAACAGTGGAAAAGAGCAATCATTTCCTTTAGATTCTAATGTTTTTGCTCTTGATATGAAAACTGATCAGCCAGACATTAAGGAAAAGAGAATAGGCAGTACAAACACATCTCTCAGTGGGTTATCTGCTTATGATATGGACAATCCTGAAATTCTTAACTGCCGTTATGGATATTTTGCATGTGACGTTGCCAATGAATTGAAACTTCCATCTAGTTTGTGTCAGTTAG CTTCTCCTGTTTCAAGGTCCGGGGTGTTGCCTTCTTCTGGATTTCGTGCTGGGATTAGGTCCATTCCTCCTGGTTTCCATCCTCGATTTGTGGATGACCAATATCTAGCTTTTTCCAAGCTTACAAATTCTG GTTCTATTGCTCAATACCAGATTTCAGGAAATTCACCTTGTATAAATTCCTCTCAAGAGAATCTGAGATACAACAGCTTTAATGATCCTCGGATCAATCAGGTTAATGGTTCTGCAACTGCATCACTTTGTAAAGGAAAGTTGTCACGGCCAATGATATGGCAATTTTCTCTGAGCTCTAACTCGGTTAGTCTTGCTGAGACTGACCAGGCACTTCAATTTCCAGCAAGATTGGGAAATTTGACTCAAAATTCAGTGAACTTAGCGAATCAAAGCAGGAACATGACTTTTCAGGATATGGTGAATAATTACGATGGGTCATGGGGGTCATTTAATATTAGCAGTCCAACTGCAATGGAGTCAGGGGTTACAGGCAGAGGCCAATCTGCTTTGGCTGAGATTATACATCATTTAATTCCTGGTTCAAATCATGGATCTTGGAGACTCTGCCAAGAACATGAGAAACCCGGTTTTCAGGTTCCTGATTCTTCTAGATTATTGTTTAACATACAATATGAGCAAAGTTGA